ACTCATCTCTTCAGCTGGGAGTTTACCTTTTAAGTGAAAATTTTGTTCTACACTCTGTTATTCGCCGCGGTTCAGCTGCCGCAGGCTCTTTATGCGGGTGATCCCTCATCAACCGGAATGGCGTTCCTGAAGCTCGGTGTCGATGCCGCTTCAACCGCTATGGGCGGAACCGGTGTTTCCAACTCGGAGGGGGCTGTCGCCTCGTACTGGAACCCGGCGGGATTGGCTTCCGCAGAAGAGTCTGACGTCGTCATTTCACATCAGGAGTGGCTCGCCGGTTCGAGCAACCAGTATTTAGGCGTCTCTTTCCCCGGCAGCAGTTACTCGTTCGGTCTGAGTTTAGCGCTGTCTGGAGTAAGCGACATCGAGCGGCGCGATGAACGTCCTACTGCGGAACCGCTCGGTTATTTCAGCGCCAACTCGATCGCGCTTTCACTCTCAGCCGCTGCCGGAAGGGGCAGCGGTTTACAATTTGGCGCCACAGCGAAACTACTCTATGAAAAGATCTCCTTTTACACGGCAAACGGATTTGCGTTCGACTTCGGTCTGATCAAGAGTCTGAATTTTCATAATATCCGCACGGCTCTTGTAGTCAAGGACGTCGGCGGGATGTCATCTCTGAACATTGAGTCAACCTCGCTGCCCGCGCGGATCACAGCCGGGATCAGCGGTAGGTTCAACCCCCGCTCAACCACATCCTTCAGCTGGGCTTTCGATGCCGGTAAATATTTCGAGTCGGGAACGTTCATCAGGCTCGGCGGTGAGCTGAACCTTAACGAGATCCTCAGCCTCCGCGGCGGTTACAAACGGAACTCGGAGAACTCGTCCGGCATCACGGCGGGAATCGGCATAACACGCAACCGCTACCGCTTCGACTACGCGTACCTCCCCTTCGACTTCAACCTCGGCGACACACACCAGATGAGCTTCGGTATAGGGTTTTAATACGGCTTATTTCCAGGCGATTCGTGAATTGCCCCTACACGCTATTCCCTTTGCAGTTGAGATTCTTAATAGTAATTAATTTGAATAAATTCGTAAGCCTATAAATTAGATTTGATATACTTATCTAG
This window of the Candidatus Neomarinimicrobiota bacterium genome carries:
- a CDS encoding PorV/PorQ family protein; translation: MKILFYTLLFAAVQLPQALYAGDPSSTGMAFLKLGVDAASTAMGGTGVSNSEGAVASYWNPAGLASAEESDVVISHQEWLAGSSNQYLGVSFPGSSYSFGLSLALSGVSDIERRDERPTAEPLGYFSANSIALSLSAAAGRGSGLQFGATAKLLYEKISFYTANGFAFDFGLIKSLNFHNIRTALVVKDVGGMSSLNIESTSLPARITAGISGRFNPRSTTSFSWAFDAGKYFESGTFIRLGGELNLNEILSLRGGYKRNSENSSGITAGIGITRNRYRFDYAYLPFDFNLGDTHQMSFGIGF